One Solanum lycopersicum chromosome 4, SLM_r2.1 DNA window includes the following coding sequences:
- the LOC101257659 gene encoding protein SMALL AUXIN UP-REGULATED RNA 12 — translation MSACSKIRYIVRLRQMLRRWRKKAATTARCRVPSDVPSGHVAVNVGAHSKRFVVRTTYLNHPLFKKLLAQVEEEFGFSNSGPLYIPCDELLFEEILCYLARYESDKNNAGCFINFEDFQRYCHVGIRSNLDFWADSRPLLNGISDKSIW, via the coding sequence ATGTCTGCGTGCAGTAAAATCCGATACATTGTTCGTCTCCGTCAAATGCTACGACGATGGAGGAAGAAGGCCGCGACAACTGCTCGTTGTCGCGTACCCTCAGATGTACCTTCTGGTCACGTAGCTGTAAATGTCGGTGCTCATTCTAAAAGATTCGTCGTAAGAACAACTTATTTAAACCATccattattcaaaaaattactAGCGCAGGTTGAGGAAGAATTTGGTTTTTCGAATTCTGGTCCGTTATATATACCCTGCGATGAATTATTATTCGAGGAGATATTATGTTACCTAGCTCGATACGAATCTGATAAAAACAACGCTGGATGTTTCATCAATTTCGAAGATTTTCAGAGATATTGTCATGTTGGTATTCGGAGTAACCTTGATTTCTGGGCTGATTCAAGACCTCTATTGAATGGAATTTCAGATAAATCCATTTGGTAA